Proteins encoded in a region of the Onthophagus taurus isolate NC chromosome 10, IU_Otau_3.0, whole genome shotgun sequence genome:
- the LOC111413713 gene encoding ankyrin repeat and death domain-containing protein 1A-like, translated as MERKTSMRPVVNSSPTSTPEELERRAIIQRNDLILHEAVIKNDVDTVRKILREPVDINCRNNYGRSPMHWASSRGNLEIMEMLLSSNCDLEAKDKYGMRPILMAAWHGHREAVQLLINMGAGTKSTNKKQYSLLICAAKNDRKDVVDFLLETLEDINVDAVDIEGQTALFHAAMGGHAKIVKKLIEIGAALDKRNKQSQTALHVACEKGHPEVAECLLAHESDMEARDNGGNTPLHLAAQNQQTKLTQILLDAGADPDAENSKGSTALHIACSLGSKGILELLLQHGALLNKQNKAGNTPLHLASQANEVDTVEILINRGADLNSLNARLQSPIHIAAEMGYTNICKLLLVAGANIEQREQGGRTPLYIAARGSFTAIVDMIIKTARLDYPANEEQESNAQRKNSFKPGLNPGSRKWRNTKEELKGKDSERFKEILYKLSYKQLGPGEWKKLAQHWAFTEEQIRAVEHQYTGPSSFKEHGFRVMLIWAHGLPGDVNPMKELYESLTAIGKRSVADNLRRKVDQENEELRKGRKKTCSQCNLT; from the exons ATGGAACGTAAAACTAGCATGCGACCCGTTGTTAATTCCTCCCCAACATCAACACCAGAAGAATTGGAAAGGCGGGCGATAATTCAAAGAAACGATCTAATTTTACACGAAGCAGTCATCAAAAATGACGTGGACACCGTCAGGAAGATTCTAAGAGAACCAGTCGATATAAACTGCAGAAACAAC TATGGTAGATCTCCAATGCATTGGGCATCATCGCGAGGAAATTTAGAAATCATGGAAATGCTTTTATCGTCTAATTGCGACTTAGAAGCAAAAGATAAG tacgGAATGAGACCGATATTGATGGCAGCTTGGCACGGTCATCGCGAAGCCGTCCAACTTCTTATCAACATGGGAGCCGGTACAAAATCAACGAATAAG AAACAATATTCTTTGTTGATATGCGCCGCTAAAAACGATCGGAAAGATGTGGTTGATTTTTTATTGGAAACTCTCGAAGATATCAATGTTGATGCTGTGGATATCGAAGGGCAAACGGCTTTATTCCACGCTGCCATGGGAGGTCATgcaaaaatcgttaaaaaattaatcgaaatcGGAGCTGCTTTGGATAAACGAAAtaag CAATCGCAAACTGCACTGCATGTGGCATGCGAAAAGGGCCATCCAGAGGTAGCCGAGTGTTTATTGGCTCATGAATCCGATATGGAAGCAAGGGATAATGGAGGAAATACTCCGTTACATTTAGCGGCGCAAAACCAACAAACGAAATTAACCCAAATTTTATTAGATGCCGGCGCCGACCCGGACGCTGAAAATTCC AAAGGATCTACGGCCCTTCATATAGCGTGTAGCCTCGGGAGTAAAGGTATTTTGGAACTGTTGTTACAACACGGTGCCCTcctaaataaacaaaacaaa GCCGGTAATACACCGTTACATTTAGCGAGTCAAGCGAATGAAGTGGACACCGTTGAAATTCTAATTAATAGGGGGGCTGATTTAAACAGCTTAAACGCA agatTACAATCTCCAATTCATATAGCAGCTGAGATGGGTTACACAAACATTTGTAAATTGTTATTAGTGGCGGGGGCTAACATAGAACAACGAGAGCAAGGTGGAAGAACCCCTTTATACATCGCAGCTAGGGGTAGTTTCACAGCGATAGTTGATATGATAATTAAAACGGCGAGATTAGATTATCCCGCGAATGAAGAACAAGAAAGTAACGCGCAACGAAAAAACAGCTTCAAACCGGGATTAAACCCGGGAAGTCGGAAATGGAGAAACacaaaagaagaattaaaaggAAAAGATAGCGAGAGATTCAAAGAGattctttataaattatcTTACAAACAACTAGGCCCGGGGGAGTGGAAAAAGTTGGCTCAACATTGGGCGTTCACCGAAGAACAAATTAGAGCCGTTGAACATCAATACACGGGCCCTTCAAGTTTTAAAGAACACGGATTTCGGGTTATGTTAATTTGGGCGCATGGTTTACCAGGGGATGTTAATCCAATGAAAGAACTTTATGAAAGTTTAACAGCGATTGGTAAAAGAAGCGTTGccg ataatCTACGAAGAAAAGTCGATCAAGAAAACGAAGAACTTCGAAAAGGGCGGAAAAAAACTTGCTCGCAATGTAATTTAACGTGA